A window of Terriglobus sp. RCC_193 contains these coding sequences:
- a CDS encoding S41 family peptidase produces MPKSLKISMLAVSAVLLLTLFLGANLRRVHASGQAQDGAYRQMQVYSEVLRHIQSDYVVDPNMPKVTDASMRGLLESLDAESSYLSPTEYKQYKEHVGKPQAGIGADVGKRYGIATVISVISGGPADKAGLHSGDRIESIGDRSTMEMSLAEVQMALQGEKGTPVALSMIRPMKSAPEKLTITRADTALPATGEVFYESGSILYIKPGIIDKDHVQQVEQKLKAMGRTNSKKILLDLRDVSSGDDAEAIRMANMFLKSGTIAMLEGQKVAKQTFTAEPGKTVNEKAPMVTLVNRGTAGPAEIVAGALLDSKRSELVGEKTYGDGAQQRVFELADGGAIILSVAKFETPSGKKYQDEGLTPTTTVATAQELAMAGDEDDDSEAASTATVNSSKPAAAATTTVAKPAANIDDQLNKALDILKAKAA; encoded by the coding sequence ATGCCGAAGTCGCTCAAGATTTCCATGCTGGCTGTTTCCGCGGTTCTGTTGCTCACCCTGTTTCTGGGGGCGAACCTGCGACGGGTGCATGCGTCCGGACAGGCGCAGGACGGTGCCTATCGCCAGATGCAGGTCTACAGCGAAGTCCTTCGTCACATCCAGAGCGACTACGTCGTGGACCCTAACATGCCCAAGGTGACCGACGCCTCCATGCGCGGCCTGCTGGAGTCGCTTGACGCGGAATCCAGCTACCTGTCTCCGACCGAGTACAAGCAGTACAAGGAGCACGTCGGCAAGCCGCAGGCTGGCATCGGTGCCGATGTGGGCAAGCGTTATGGCATCGCCACCGTCATCTCTGTCATTTCAGGTGGTCCCGCGGATAAGGCCGGTCTTCATAGCGGCGACCGCATTGAATCCATCGGCGACCGCAGCACCATGGAAATGTCGCTGGCTGAAGTGCAGATGGCACTGCAGGGCGAAAAGGGAACGCCTGTGGCGCTTTCCATGATCCGCCCCATGAAGAGCGCCCCGGAGAAGCTCACCATCACCCGTGCTGACACCGCGTTGCCGGCAACGGGCGAGGTCTTCTACGAGAGCGGCTCCATCCTCTACATCAAGCCCGGCATCATCGACAAAGATCACGTCCAGCAGGTGGAACAGAAGCTGAAGGCCATGGGCCGCACCAACTCAAAGAAGATTCTGCTCGATCTGCGCGATGTTTCCTCAGGTGACGACGCGGAAGCCATCCGCATGGCGAACATGTTCCTCAAGTCCGGCACCATTGCCATGCTCGAGGGGCAGAAGGTGGCCAAGCAGACCTTCACCGCCGAACCCGGTAAGACCGTGAATGAGAAGGCACCCATGGTTACGCTGGTGAACCGCGGAACCGCGGGCCCGGCTGAGATTGTGGCTGGCGCTCTGCTTGATTCCAAGCGCAGCGAACTCGTTGGCGAAAAGACCTACGGCGACGGCGCACAGCAGCGTGTCTTTGAACTCGCCGACGGCGGCGCCATTATCCTCTCCGTAGCCAAGTTTGAAACGCCCTCCGGCAAGAAGTATCAGGACGAGGGGCTGACGCCCACCACGACCGTTGCCACCGCGCAGGAACTCGCAATGGCCGGCGACGAGGATGATGACAGCGAAGCAGCCAGCACGGCCACGGTGAACTCCTCCAAGCCCGCTGCCGCTGCCACCACCACCGTGGCCAAGCCTGCAGCCAACATCGACGACCAGCTCAACAAAGCGCTCGATATCCTGAAGGCCAAGGCCGCGTAA